The Triticum aestivum cultivar Chinese Spring chromosome 3A, IWGSC CS RefSeq v2.1, whole genome shotgun sequence genome includes a region encoding these proteins:
- the LOC123056666 gene encoding 16.9 kDa class I heat shock protein 1-like, whose product MGSSALVIHGITDAATLEAIACREGLALAQDLLLTDSVIASDSEQVVIDIKTASNGSYGAIISEIRNLLVGFNSPSWAQNRNKEKLVEPRWKPKDDQTLIDCRVLETLQEHWKKISGSSETAAFANARVDWKETPEAHVFKADLPGVKKEEVKVEVEDGNVLVVSGERTKEKEDKNDKWHRVERSSGKFVRRFRLPEDAKVEEVKAGLENGVLTVTVPKAEVKKPQVKAIEISG is encoded by the exons ATGGGCAGTTCAGCATTGGTGATACATGGGATAACTGATGCAGCAACATTAGAAGCTATTGCATGCAGGGAAGGTCTTGCTCTGGCACAAGATTTACTATTGACTGATTCTGTTATAGCATCGGACTCCGAGCAAGTAGTTATTGATATTAAGACAGCAAGCAATGGAAGCTACGGAGCAATCATCTCGGAAATTAGAAATCTTTTAGTAGGGTTCAATT caccttcatgggcccaaaATAGAAACAAGGAGAAGCTCGTGGAGCCTCGCTGGAAACCGAAAGATGACCAAACGCTCATCGATTGCAGAGTGCTCGAGACGCTTCAAGAGCACTGGAAGAAGATCTCTGGTAGCAGCGAGACGGCCGCGTTCGCCAACGCTCGCGTGGACTGGAAGGAGACCCCCGAGGCGCACGTCTTCAAGGCCGACCTCcctggtgtgaagaaggaggaggtcaaggtggaggtggaggacggcaACGTGCTCGTCGTcagcggcgagcgcaccaaggagaaggaggacaAGAACGACAAGTGGCACCGTGTGGAGCGCAGCAGCGGCAAGTTCGTCAGGCGCTTCCGCCTGCCGGAGGACGCCAAGGTGGAGGAGGTGAAGGCCGGGCTGGAGAACGGTGTGCTCACCGTCACCGTGCCCAAGGCAGAGGTCAAGAAGCCCCAGGTGAAGGCCATCGAAATCTCCGGCTGA